One genomic window of Bradyrhizobium sp. B124 includes the following:
- a CDS encoding FkbM family methyltransferase codes for MTSSASIASTPSASSADTDALGALLVPERLTAVVDIGANPIDVPPYVPLLQKRLCRLFGFEPQPSALAELNARKSELETYLPYVIGNGEQARLRICAAPGMTSLLEPDPVMLKHFQGFNEWGRILADSKIATHRLDDIGEIDALDYLKIDVQGSELAIFQNGRRRLADAVLVQTEVSFLPLYKQQPVFGEIDLELRSQGFIPHALMAIDKRMIWPMRGVNPYEAFNQLVEADAVYVRDFTKADAMSAEQLKHLALVAHHCYGSYDLAAICVQHLLNRAAIVPHAGSHYFELAAAHRAAAKIG; via the coding sequence ATGACGTCATCCGCATCAATCGCGTCCACGCCATCAGCGTCATCTGCCGACACTGATGCTCTGGGCGCCCTGCTTGTACCCGAACGCCTCACTGCGGTGGTCGATATCGGCGCCAACCCGATCGACGTCCCGCCCTATGTGCCGCTGCTGCAGAAGCGGCTGTGCCGGCTGTTCGGCTTCGAGCCGCAGCCGAGCGCGTTGGCCGAGCTGAATGCCCGCAAGAGCGAGCTCGAAACCTATTTGCCCTACGTCATTGGCAACGGCGAGCAAGCCCGCCTTCGCATCTGTGCCGCGCCCGGCATGACCAGCCTGCTGGAGCCCGATCCCGTGATGCTGAAGCACTTTCAGGGATTCAACGAATGGGGCCGCATCCTCGCCGACAGCAAGATCGCGACCCACCGGCTCGATGACATCGGCGAGATCGATGCGTTGGACTACCTCAAGATCGACGTGCAGGGCTCGGAGCTTGCGATCTTCCAGAATGGGCGGCGGCGGCTCGCAGACGCGGTCCTCGTCCAGACCGAGGTCTCGTTTCTCCCGCTGTACAAGCAGCAGCCGGTGTTCGGCGAGATCGACCTCGAGCTGCGCAGCCAGGGCTTCATTCCCCATGCCCTGATGGCGATCGACAAGCGCATGATCTGGCCGATGCGCGGCGTCAATCCCTATGAGGCGTTCAATCAGCTGGTCGAGGCCGACGCCGTCTATGTCCGCGATTTCACCAAGGCCGACGCAATGAGCGCCGAGCAGCTCAAGCATCTCGCGCTGGTCGCCCATCACTGCTACGGCTCCTACGATCTCGCGGCGATCTGCGTCCAGCATTTGCTCAACCGCGCTGCGATCGTCCCCCATGCGGGAAGCCACTATTTCGAGCTCGCCGCGGCGCACCGCGCCGCCGCCAAGATCGGCTGA
- a CDS encoding substrate-binding domain-containing protein translates to MKTKSFAERVLGTTSLVVLSAAAMIGAQQPAAAQTGIYGGGSTLSSLALRQIFDCYAGATLANDGQAFSPSFSTAVPSPNLLPTSCTMFSTSVEGLFAAVGSGNGQRAYIADDARQLFRGSPDSAPAVVRKPSAKPPFRDTANSAFKSYPYPRLDFAASDAPLASSIASLTTISFSNFVPSTNWQNTLLIGALSKSNASFNTAAGGAPIQVPAMEVPVAIAVNTSNSALGVTWTNQSALSPNSQAGGAIQLSAAQLCAIFSATVTDWHDTSTLIPALDANGVQQFQHFYDANTNGSLTPVAYTSGRLPIKVVYRADDAGASFILTNYLANLCPLLDPTGTYNYKKIFSGVGVGGSTTANLPSGKFSRLLDNIRAVKSSDHSDPYDVDEDEERPDPHWISASGSNHEALKIGTDPRFAGRIGYLSADFTQPYAQTVTEEIAGTTISAAAPLSASVQNERQRLLGVYHPGQVGSNGRAQNFVPPTPNNAELAFANLTAPDISSSYDAWNLYAQVYPAGTVVGGVTYDGLSVIGIPLQSQTDYPITGASFLNAYSCYGDTAGTRVPAVKNWLAWFYGGSVTGLPNYNPATSNADNPGYDPNVAKVIRNNGFHELDGVWATNVLNAYLTSSAAGGSSTAIAAYSTSGTQTDGCTGVTGGAK, encoded by the coding sequence ATGAAGACGAAATCGTTCGCCGAACGCGTGCTGGGCACGACCTCGCTGGTCGTGTTGTCGGCCGCCGCCATGATCGGAGCCCAGCAACCGGCTGCGGCCCAAACCGGCATCTACGGCGGCGGCAGCACGCTGTCGTCGCTGGCGCTGCGGCAGATCTTCGACTGCTATGCGGGCGCGACGCTGGCCAATGACGGCCAGGCGTTCTCGCCGAGCTTCTCGACGGCTGTGCCGAGCCCGAACCTGCTGCCGACCAGCTGCACCATGTTCTCGACATCGGTCGAGGGCCTGTTCGCGGCCGTCGGCTCCGGCAACGGCCAGCGCGCCTACATCGCCGACGATGCGCGGCAACTGTTCCGCGGCAGCCCGGACTCCGCGCCGGCCGTGGTGCGCAAGCCCTCGGCCAAGCCGCCGTTCCGCGACACCGCCAATTCGGCCTTCAAGAGCTATCCCTATCCGCGGCTCGACTTCGCCGCCAGCGACGCGCCGCTCGCCAGCTCGATTGCAAGCCTGACCACCATCTCGTTCAGCAATTTCGTCCCGTCGACCAATTGGCAGAACACGCTGCTGATCGGCGCCCTGAGCAAATCGAACGCCAGCTTCAACACCGCGGCCGGCGGCGCGCCGATCCAGGTCCCGGCCATGGAGGTCCCGGTTGCGATTGCGGTCAACACCTCCAATTCCGCCTTGGGCGTGACCTGGACCAACCAGTCGGCGCTGTCGCCGAACAGCCAGGCCGGCGGCGCGATCCAGCTCTCGGCCGCCCAGCTCTGCGCGATCTTCTCGGCGACCGTGACGGACTGGCACGACACCTCGACGCTGATCCCCGCGCTCGACGCCAACGGCGTGCAGCAATTCCAGCACTTCTACGACGCCAACACCAACGGCTCGCTGACCCCGGTCGCCTATACCAGCGGCCGGCTGCCGATCAAGGTGGTCTACCGTGCGGACGATGCCGGCGCGAGCTTCATCCTCACCAACTACCTCGCCAACCTCTGCCCGCTGCTCGACCCGACCGGCACCTACAACTACAAGAAGATATTCTCCGGTGTCGGCGTCGGCGGCAGCACCACCGCCAACCTGCCGTCGGGCAAATTCTCCCGCCTGCTCGACAACATCAGGGCGGTGAAGAGCTCCGACCACAGCGACCCCTATGACGTGGATGAAGACGAGGAACGTCCGGATCCGCACTGGATCAGCGCCTCGGGCAGCAACCACGAAGCGCTGAAGATCGGCACGGACCCGCGCTTCGCCGGCCGCATCGGTTATCTCAGCGCCGACTTCACGCAGCCCTATGCGCAGACCGTGACCGAGGAAATCGCCGGTACCACGATCTCCGCGGCGGCTCCGCTGTCGGCCAGCGTCCAGAACGAACGGCAGCGCCTGCTCGGCGTCTATCATCCGGGCCAAGTCGGCAGCAACGGAAGGGCACAGAACTTCGTTCCGCCGACGCCGAACAATGCCGAGCTGGCGTTCGCCAACCTGACCGCCCCGGACATCTCGAGCAGCTATGATGCCTGGAACCTGTATGCGCAGGTCTATCCCGCCGGCACCGTGGTTGGCGGCGTGACCTATGACGGCCTGTCCGTGATCGGCATCCCGCTGCAGTCGCAGACCGACTATCCGATCACCGGTGCGAGCTTCCTCAACGCGTATAGCTGCTACGGCGACACCGCCGGGACGAGGGTGCCCGCCGTGAAGAACTGGCTTGCCTGGTTCTACGGCGGATCGGTCACCGGGCTGCCGAACTACAATCCGGCAACCTCGAACGCCGACAACCCAGGCTACGATCCGAACGTCGCCAAGGTCATCCGCAACAACGGCTTCCACGAACTCGACGGCGTGTGGGCGACCAACGTCCTGAATGCCTACCTGACCTCGAGCGCGGCCGGCGGCTCGTCGACCGCGATCGCCGCCTACAGCACGTCGGGTACGCAGACCGACGGCTGCACGGGCGTCACCGGCGGCGCGAAGTAA
- a CDS encoding DEAD/DEAH box helicase gives MLALHLLEQWKKSGRDGIVFLAESENRAERLGSVLHSLDPSLEVLVFPRLNTLPFDGLEPAHEIAGRRSSVLRRLAKSRKPVFLVSTAEAIMERLPLPASWGRLSISLKVGARYSEQDLKDRLESLGYDLDEEADYPGSVLFHGMTFEVFPAGALGPYRIEHSGGVIRRIVGVDPYEHDVVFDTQELLIDPMSERIALGGKRAQRAALPDYCERAHWIADAGVAGHADSWLSTIKEAAGRRETDRDYFGPVDWKRLTKRMSALPRKAAFTPTPDFSKVASSRKALRAFVADAQRAGSRLVFVAAVEDDLRAIERMSGIKAERVGDWSEAAKGRGGEAALLADFDTGFIGSGRKPLVVVTATDVLGSRAHHPQPMARAWSAAFDHPDVPVRGAVVVHLPRGLAVLDGLQTLDMGKGSSREMIRLGFAGDDAMLVPPADLALIWPYAAERGKLTLDKADGSTWWARRTKAEQEIQLAAKALAKHIAQRRRRRAPKLVAPGPAYERFVARFPYFTTVDQAKAIRDVLDDLASGHPMDRVVCGDVGFGKTEVALRAAAAVALSGKQVAVVVPTTVLARQHVATFRKRFAPLGIEVGSLSRATSAAELKQTKEGLRSGKMKIVVGTQAIASKDVRFAKLSLVIVDEEQHFGAAEKAKLSGLAKSVHTLWMSATPIPRTLAAGLAGFRDLSVIASPPVHRLPVVTKIAPLSDAAIAAALLREQRRHGQSFLICPRIQDLDPLLARVQAVAPELRIVCLHGKLPADEIDDRMMSFVEGEADVLLATNIVESGLDIPRANTIVVCWPEKFGLAQLHQLRGRVGRGGTRAFAYMLTESNSEQSGKRLAVLEEFSRPGAGFAISERDLDLRGAGDLLSERQSGHVQVFGPVLYSHLLKQASEKANDRSADLWVPDLNLPLADLLPRSYVQSESMRLEIYGRVARCRSEDDLEDLEEETSRRFGKLPPAGRDFFTAARLRIDCKRRGIVRLDVGPEAVAATFLPGRLPKSRARSLQRDGDRVFYSGKTNEPPFERIDDLLDILDE, from the coding sequence ATGCTGGCGCTGCATCTTCTCGAGCAATGGAAGAAGTCCGGGCGCGACGGCATCGTCTTCCTTGCGGAAAGCGAGAACAGGGCCGAGCGCCTCGGCAGCGTGCTGCATTCGCTCGATCCTTCGCTCGAGGTGCTGGTGTTCCCGAGGCTGAATACCTTGCCGTTTGACGGGCTGGAGCCGGCGCACGAGATCGCCGGCCGGCGGAGCTCGGTGTTGCGGCGTCTTGCAAAGAGCAGGAAGCCGGTCTTCCTGGTGTCGACGGCAGAGGCGATCATGGAACGGTTGCCGCTGCCCGCGAGCTGGGGCCGCCTCAGCATCAGCCTGAAGGTCGGTGCGCGCTATTCCGAGCAGGATCTCAAGGATCGTCTGGAATCTCTGGGATACGATCTCGACGAAGAGGCGGACTATCCCGGAAGCGTCCTGTTCCACGGAATGACGTTCGAAGTGTTTCCTGCCGGCGCCCTCGGGCCGTACAGGATCGAGCATTCCGGTGGCGTGATCCGCAGGATCGTCGGGGTCGATCCCTACGAACACGACGTCGTGTTCGACACCCAGGAGCTGCTGATCGATCCGATGTCGGAACGGATTGCGTTGGGAGGCAAGCGGGCACAGCGGGCGGCGCTGCCGGATTATTGTGAGCGCGCCCACTGGATCGCGGACGCCGGAGTTGCGGGTCATGCCGATAGCTGGCTGAGCACGATCAAGGAGGCGGCCGGCCGCAGAGAGACGGATCGCGACTACTTCGGCCCCGTCGACTGGAAGCGGCTGACCAAGCGCATGAGTGCGCTGCCTCGCAAGGCGGCCTTCACCCCGACGCCCGATTTCTCGAAGGTCGCCTCGTCGCGAAAGGCGCTCCGCGCATTTGTCGCCGACGCGCAGCGCGCCGGATCGCGGCTGGTGTTTGTCGCGGCGGTGGAGGACGACCTGCGCGCGATCGAGCGCATGAGCGGGATCAAGGCGGAGCGCGTCGGAGATTGGAGCGAGGCGGCGAAGGGGCGGGGTGGCGAAGCGGCGCTGCTGGCTGACTTCGATACCGGCTTCATCGGTTCGGGCCGCAAGCCGCTTGTCGTCGTCACGGCGACCGACGTGCTCGGCAGCCGGGCCCATCATCCGCAGCCCATGGCCAGAGCCTGGAGTGCGGCTTTCGATCATCCCGACGTGCCGGTGCGCGGCGCGGTCGTCGTTCATCTGCCGCGCGGGCTGGCCGTGCTCGATGGCTTGCAAACCCTCGACATGGGAAAGGGATCATCGCGCGAGATGATCAGGCTGGGATTTGCCGGGGATGATGCCATGCTCGTTCCGCCCGCCGACCTTGCGCTGATCTGGCCGTATGCGGCGGAGCGCGGCAAGCTGACATTGGACAAGGCGGACGGAAGCACGTGGTGGGCGCGACGGACCAAGGCGGAGCAGGAAATTCAACTTGCCGCCAAGGCGCTTGCCAAACACATCGCGCAGCGACGCCGCCGGCGCGCTCCCAAGCTAGTCGCTCCCGGTCCCGCATATGAGCGGTTCGTCGCGCGCTTTCCATATTTCACGACAGTCGACCAGGCGAAGGCGATTCGGGACGTGCTGGATGATCTTGCGTCGGGTCATCCGATGGACCGGGTCGTCTGCGGCGACGTCGGGTTTGGCAAGACCGAGGTTGCCTTGCGCGCGGCGGCGGCCGTTGCCCTGTCTGGCAAGCAGGTTGCTGTCGTCGTGCCGACGACCGTTCTGGCAAGACAGCACGTCGCAACGTTCCGCAAACGGTTTGCCCCGCTCGGCATCGAGGTCGGAAGCTTGTCGCGCGCGACGTCGGCTGCGGAGCTGAAGCAGACGAAGGAAGGCCTGCGAAGCGGAAAGATGAAGATCGTGGTCGGCACGCAGGCGATCGCATCGAAGGACGTGAGATTCGCCAAGCTGAGCCTGGTCATTGTCGACGAAGAACAGCACTTCGGAGCGGCGGAGAAGGCGAAGCTTTCGGGCCTGGCGAAGAGCGTCCATACGCTTTGGATGAGTGCCACGCCGATCCCGCGCACGCTTGCGGCAGGTCTCGCCGGCTTCAGGGACCTCAGCGTGATCGCATCCCCGCCGGTCCATCGGCTTCCGGTCGTGACCAAGATCGCGCCACTTTCGGACGCCGCCATTGCCGCTGCACTGCTGCGCGAGCAGCGACGTCACGGGCAAAGCTTCCTGATCTGTCCGCGCATCCAGGATCTGGATCCGCTGTTGGCGCGCGTGCAGGCGGTGGCCCCGGAGCTGCGCATCGTTTGCCTGCATGGCAAGCTACCGGCCGACGAGATTGACGATCGAATGATGAGCTTCGTCGAAGGCGAGGCCGACGTGTTGCTGGCGACCAACATTGTGGAAAGCGGTCTCGACATTCCCCGGGCGAACACCATCGTGGTCTGCTGGCCGGAAAAGTTTGGTCTGGCACAGCTCCACCAGCTCAGAGGGCGGGTAGGACGCGGTGGCACGCGCGCCTTCGCGTACATGCTGACGGAATCGAACTCGGAGCAATCCGGCAAGCGGTTGGCCGTTCTCGAGGAGTTCAGCAGACCGGGCGCCGGTTTCGCGATCAGCGAGCGCGATCTGGACCTCAGAGGTGCTGGAGATCTGCTTTCCGAGCGGCAATCCGGCCACGTGCAGGTTTTCGGGCCGGTGCTCTACAGCCATCTTCTGAAGCAGGCTTCGGAGAAGGCGAACGACCGCTCCGCCGATCTGTGGGTGCCCGATCTCAACCTTCCACTCGCCGACCTGCTGCCCCGGAGTTATGTGCAATCGGAATCCATGCGCCTTGAAATCTATGGCCGCGTCGCGAGGTGCCGAAGCGAAGACGATCTGGAAGATCTGGAGGAAGAGACCTCTCGCCGCTTCGGCAAGCTGCCGCCGGCCGGCCGGGATTTCTTCACAGCGGCAAGGCTCAGGATCGACTGCAAGCGGCGAGGTATCGTGAGGCTCGACGTCGGGCCGGAGGCCGTCGCAGCGACGTTCCTCCCGGGGAGGCTGCCCAAATCCAGAGCACGGTCGCTACAACGCGACGGCGATCGCGTCTTTTATTCAGGCAAGACAAACGAACCGCCGTTCGAGCGGATCGATGATCTGCTCGATATCTTGGACGAGTGA
- a CDS encoding porin produces the protein MKMVKSLILGSAAALVAVGGAQAADLPVKAKAVEYVKICSLYGPGFYYIPGTDTCIKLGGYLRADVVVNSNSDHTGNTSGAGGANNRFTNGYTWRSREDLNIDTRTATEYGVVRTFFDATFSWTSDTYAGQGNGATVYSPIGAVQAPNNANSGAVAGGTVGVYYAFIQFAGFTMGKAVSQFSAPWANYPGNNFDGLVGGGGTITGVNQFTYTAQFGNGVSLSLSAQDQTAYYQAGVNNILAGGAYGTSDYAGTISPDLVAMLRVDQAWGLFQASFAAHDNHAAYYGGTELTGHPDDKWGWAGQLALSIKNIPTGPGDTINVQGVYTNGATRYNIQDLAGSAGANTIYGGTGLPGAYQSVGIGVAPDSVFGAIGGVNTGQQLVTTWGFRGAYVHNWSPYWNTSIYGAYAGITYNDTAKTLLCGVGGVGGSVRTTLNALGGVMTTCNPDYNIAQIGTQTQWTPVKNLTFTADLTYTHLDQKYAGTVSAPSAAIGKPAALYELKDQNTVTLLLRAQRNW, from the coding sequence ATGAAGATGGTTAAGAGCCTTATCCTCGGCTCGGCGGCGGCTCTCGTCGCGGTCGGCGGAGCTCAGGCGGCCGATCTTCCCGTCAAGGCCAAAGCGGTCGAGTACGTGAAGATTTGCTCCCTGTATGGTCCCGGTTTCTACTACATCCCGGGCACCGATACCTGTATCAAGCTGGGCGGCTACCTGCGTGCCGACGTCGTCGTGAACTCGAACTCGGATCACACCGGCAACACCTCGGGTGCCGGCGGTGCGAACAACCGGTTCACCAACGGCTATACTTGGCGCTCTCGTGAAGATCTGAACATCGATACGCGCACGGCGACCGAATACGGTGTCGTCCGTACCTTCTTCGATGCGACCTTCTCGTGGACGTCGGACACCTACGCCGGACAGGGTAACGGCGCGACCGTTTACTCGCCGATCGGCGCGGTTCAGGCTCCGAACAACGCCAACTCCGGCGCGGTTGCAGGCGGTACGGTCGGCGTCTACTACGCCTTCATCCAGTTCGCCGGCTTCACCATGGGTAAGGCGGTCTCGCAGTTCTCGGCTCCGTGGGCCAACTATCCGGGCAACAACTTCGACGGTCTCGTCGGCGGCGGCGGTACGATCACTGGTGTGAACCAGTTCACCTACACCGCTCAGTTCGGCAACGGCGTGTCGCTGTCTCTGTCGGCTCAGGATCAGACGGCCTACTACCAGGCTGGCGTGAACAACATCCTCGCGGGTGGCGCTTACGGCACCAGCGACTACGCCGGCACGATTTCTCCGGACCTCGTCGCGATGCTGCGCGTCGACCAGGCTTGGGGTCTGTTCCAGGCGTCGTTCGCGGCGCATGACAACCACGCGGCCTACTACGGCGGCACTGAGTTGACCGGTCATCCGGACGACAAGTGGGGCTGGGCTGGTCAGTTGGCCTTGTCGATCAAGAACATCCCGACCGGACCTGGCGATACCATCAACGTCCAGGGCGTCTATACCAACGGTGCGACGCGCTACAACATCCAGGACCTCGCTGGTTCGGCTGGTGCGAACACCATTTATGGTGGAACCGGTCTGCCCGGCGCGTACCAGAGCGTTGGTATCGGCGTTGCTCCTGACAGCGTGTTCGGTGCCATCGGTGGCGTCAACACCGGGCAGCAGCTGGTCACGACCTGGGGTTTCCGCGGTGCATACGTGCACAACTGGAGCCCCTACTGGAACACCTCGATCTACGGTGCTTATGCCGGCATCACCTACAACGATACGGCTAAGACCCTCCTCTGCGGCGTCGGTGGCGTGGGCGGCTCGGTTCGTACCACCCTCAATGCTCTGGGCGGCGTGATGACGACCTGCAACCCCGACTACAACATCGCGCAGATTGGTACCCAGACCCAGTGGACCCCGGTCAAGAACCTGACCTTCACGGCAGACCTGACCTACACCCACCTGGATCAGAAGTACGCTGGTACGGTCTCGGCGCCCAGCGCCGCGATCGGCAAGCCTGCCGCTCTTTACGAGCTGAAGGACCAGAATACGGTTACCCTGCTGCTCCGCGCTCAGCGCAACTGGTAA
- a CDS encoding LLM class flavin-dependent oxidoreductase, translating to MTTSLEFGLDTFGDVTKDAAGTPLSHAQVIRNVVDEAVLADQLGIDFIGLGEHHRADFAISSPETVLAAIAARTQNIRLGSAVTVLSSDDPIRVFQRFATVDAVSNGRAEVILGRGSFTESFPLFGFDLRQYSELFEEKLDLFTELLKQEPVSWQGKLRPPLSGQSVYPPVEHGRLKTWIGVGGSPESVVRAAHYDLPLMLAIIGGDPKRFAPYVDLHQRAYQQFGRTPKPIGVHSPGYVAETDAQAREELWPDYKVMRDRIGKERGWPPMSRDEFVAEAEHGSLYVGGPETVARKIAATVKALGAARFQLKYSAGPMPHEKLMTSIELYGSKVVPMVRDMLVA from the coding sequence ATGACGACCTCTCTCGAATTCGGGCTCGACACATTCGGCGACGTCACCAAGGACGCCGCCGGTACGCCGCTGTCCCACGCCCAGGTGATCCGCAACGTCGTCGACGAGGCGGTGCTGGCCGATCAGCTCGGGATCGATTTCATCGGGCTCGGCGAGCACCACCGGGCCGACTTCGCGATCTCCTCCCCCGAGACCGTGCTGGCGGCCATCGCCGCGCGCACCCAAAACATCCGCCTCGGCTCGGCGGTGACCGTGCTGAGCTCGGACGATCCGATCCGCGTCTTCCAGCGCTTCGCAACCGTCGACGCGGTCTCGAACGGCCGTGCCGAGGTGATCCTCGGCCGCGGCTCCTTCACCGAGTCGTTCCCGCTGTTCGGCTTCGACCTGCGGCAATACAGCGAGCTGTTCGAGGAGAAGCTCGACCTGTTCACCGAACTCCTGAAGCAGGAGCCGGTGAGCTGGCAGGGCAAGCTGCGACCGCCGCTCAGCGGCCAGTCGGTCTATCCGCCGGTCGAGCACGGCCGGCTGAAGACCTGGATCGGCGTCGGCGGCAGCCCGGAATCGGTGGTGCGCGCGGCGCATTATGACCTGCCGCTGATGCTCGCCATCATCGGCGGCGATCCCAAGCGCTTTGCGCCCTATGTCGACCTGCACCAGCGGGCCTACCAGCAGTTCGGCCGGACGCCGAAGCCGATCGGCGTGCATTCGCCGGGCTACGTTGCCGAGACCGACGCGCAAGCTCGGGAGGAGCTGTGGCCCGACTACAAGGTCATGCGTGACCGGATCGGCAAGGAGCGCGGCTGGCCGCCGATGAGCCGCGACGAGTTCGTGGCTGAGGCCGAGCACGGTTCGCTCTATGTCGGCGGGCCGGAAACCGTCGCCCGCAAGATCGCGGCGACCGTGAAGGCGCTCGGCGCTGCGCGCTTCCAGCTGAAATATTCGGCAGGCCCGATGCCGCACGAGAAGCTGATGACAAGCATCGAGCTCTACGGCAGCAAGGTGGTGCCGATGGTGCGCGATATGCTCGTCGCCTGA
- a CDS encoding glutathione S-transferase family protein, whose protein sequence is MSQPTPILHHFDQSPFSEKIRIIFGFKKLAWNSVRISRIMPRPDLMPMTGGYRRTPTMQIGADIYCDTQIIIRELERRYPTPTLFPAGHAGMPWALGMWTDRPFFQNTVTLAFGFIGDKVPQDFIEDREKLRDAKFDVAAMAAALPQMRDQFRANVDWIEAQLGDGRQWLFGEFSLADVSAYMNVWYARQSVATIDEIVKPLPRLAAWEERVRAIGHGARTEMSSADALEIAAKSRPESPVFGDPLDPNGRKPGDIVSVMPDDYGKIPVRGEIVSLSAQHIAIRRSDERTGEVVVHLPRAGFLVIPG, encoded by the coding sequence ATGTCGCAGCCCACGCCGATCCTGCATCATTTCGATCAATCGCCGTTCTCAGAGAAAATCCGCATCATCTTCGGATTCAAGAAGCTCGCCTGGAACTCGGTACGGATTTCCCGGATCATGCCGAGGCCGGATCTGATGCCGATGACCGGCGGCTATCGCCGTACACCGACGATGCAGATCGGCGCGGACATCTATTGTGACACCCAGATCATTATCCGCGAGCTGGAGCGGCGCTATCCGACGCCGACGCTGTTTCCCGCGGGCCATGCCGGGATGCCCTGGGCGCTCGGCATGTGGACCGACCGGCCGTTCTTCCAGAACACGGTCACCCTCGCGTTCGGCTTCATCGGCGACAAGGTCCCGCAGGATTTCATCGAGGATCGCGAGAAGCTGCGCGACGCCAAGTTCGATGTCGCCGCCATGGCCGCGGCGCTGCCGCAGATGCGCGACCAGTTCCGCGCCAATGTCGACTGGATCGAGGCGCAACTCGGTGACGGCCGACAGTGGCTGTTCGGCGAGTTCAGCCTCGCCGACGTCAGCGCTTACATGAATGTGTGGTACGCACGGCAGAGCGTCGCCACGATCGACGAGATCGTGAAGCCCTTGCCGCGCCTTGCGGCCTGGGAGGAGCGCGTCCGCGCGATTGGCCACGGCGCGCGCACGGAGATGTCGTCAGCCGACGCGCTCGAGATCGCGGCGAAGTCGCGGCCGGAGTCGCCTGTTTTCGGCGACCCTCTGGATCCGAACGGTCGCAAGCCCGGCGACATCGTCAGCGTGATGCCGGACGACTACGGCAAGATCCCAGTCCGCGGCGAGATCGTCTCGCTGTCGGCGCAACACATCGCGATCCGCCGGTCCGACGAACGCACAGGCGAGGTCGTGGTGCATTTGCCGCGGGCCGGCTTCCTGGTCATCCCGGGCTGA
- a CDS encoding SDR family NAD(P)-dependent oxidoreductase yields MNDRSALEPTAVQGSVLIAGVGASHGLGAAIARRFAAGGYPVAIAGRNAEKLAATAAELAATGARVTHVVGDASTAADVARFVEAAGKLAPLAMAVHNAGSNRPAPFLKVTEQRFEEHWREHALGGFQLAQAAIPALLARGGGTLVFTGASGSLRGKANYSPFASAKAALRALAQSVAREFGPQGIHVGHVVVDGGIEGDRLLSMRPQLKDDRGPDGLLNIAAIADAYWVLHHQHRSAWTLELDLRPWAESF; encoded by the coding sequence ATGAACGACCGATCCGCCCTCGAGCCGACCGCTGTGCAGGGAAGCGTGCTGATTGCCGGCGTCGGCGCATCCCACGGCCTCGGCGCCGCGATCGCGCGCCGCTTTGCGGCCGGTGGCTATCCCGTCGCGATCGCCGGGCGCAACGCCGAGAAGCTCGCCGCGACCGCGGCTGAACTCGCAGCAACCGGCGCCAGGGTCACCCATGTCGTGGGCGATGCCTCAACTGCCGCGGATGTCGCCCGCTTCGTCGAGGCTGCCGGGAAGCTCGCGCCGCTGGCGATGGCCGTGCACAATGCAGGCTCCAACCGGCCGGCGCCGTTCCTCAAGGTCACCGAGCAGCGCTTCGAGGAGCACTGGCGCGAACACGCGCTCGGCGGATTCCAGCTCGCACAGGCCGCGATCCCGGCCCTGCTTGCGCGCGGCGGCGGCACGCTGGTGTTCACCGGCGCCAGTGGCTCGTTGCGCGGCAAGGCCAACTACTCGCCATTCGCCTCCGCCAAGGCCGCGCTGCGCGCGCTGGCGCAGAGCGTGGCGCGGGAGTTCGGGCCGCAGGGCATTCATGTCGGCCATGTCGTGGTCGACGGCGGCATCGAGGGCGATCGCCTGCTGAGCATGCGCCCGCAATTGAAGGACGACCGCGGTCCGGACGGGCTGCTCAACATCGCAGCCATCGCGGACGCCTATTGGGTGCTGCATCATCAGCATCGCAGCGCATGGACGCTGGAGCTCGACCTGCGGCCATGGGCGGAATCGTTCTGA
- a CDS encoding TetR/AcrR family transcriptional regulator: MGHSQADKARSRERILNEAATQIRDKGLDALSIGSLMQQVKLTHGGFYGHFASRSDLIAAALEQALTLGEASARASRDPGKPVSVNALVRSYLSRSHRDSPKSGCAIGALISDVGRADEQCRAVMEPHIESFIAKVAETFGDADDSGAIVAVSAMVGALAISRVITDPKRSDAILRTVRDAIVAMASDQ, encoded by the coding sequence ATGGGCCATTCCCAGGCCGACAAGGCTAGGAGCCGTGAGCGCATCCTGAACGAGGCTGCGACGCAGATCCGCGACAAGGGGCTCGACGCGCTCAGCATCGGAAGCCTGATGCAGCAGGTGAAGCTGACCCATGGCGGCTTCTATGGCCACTTCGCCTCGCGTTCCGACCTGATCGCCGCGGCGCTGGAACAGGCGCTGACCTTGGGTGAGGCGTCGGCGCGCGCGTCGCGCGATCCCGGCAAGCCGGTCAGCGTCAACGCCCTGGTGCGAAGCTATCTCAGCCGCAGCCATCGCGACTCGCCGAAGTCGGGCTGCGCGATCGGCGCGCTGATCTCCGATGTCGGCCGCGCCGATGAGCAGTGCCGCGCGGTGATGGAACCGCACATCGAATCCTTCATCGCCAAGGTCGCCGAGACGTTCGGCGACGCTGACGACAGCGGCGCAATCGTCGCGGTGAGTGCGATGGTCGGCGCACTCGCGATCTCGCGCGTCATCACCGATCCGAAGCGGTCCGATGCCATTCTGCGGACGGTGCGCGATGCCATCGTCGCGATGGCGTCCGACCAATGA